A single window of Thalassomonas viridans DNA harbors:
- a CDS encoding enoyl-CoA hydratase/isomerase family protein yields the protein MTELNHLQTDAKVLVEVDGRGVATVTLNNPDKHNAFDDSIIAELTAAFNSIAGNDDIRVMVLASTGKSFSAGADLGWMKRMAGYSYEENLKDANALAVMLKTLNFMPQATIAKIQGAAFGGAVGLASCCDIVMASEKASFSLSEVKLGLIPATISPYVVNAMGLKACRRYFQSAERFFAAKAQQLGLVDEVFAPEALDAGVENMISTLLANSPLAMRRAKELAFDVAYQDIDDELLQDTSERIAAIRVSEQGQEGLTAFFEKRAPGWQTELAAHAEKNSKG from the coding sequence ATGACCGAACTTAATCACCTACAAACAGACGCCAAAGTACTGGTAGAGGTTGACGGCCGCGGCGTAGCCACCGTCACCTTAAACAATCCGGACAAACATAACGCCTTCGACGACAGCATAATCGCCGAGCTGACCGCCGCTTTTAACAGCATCGCCGGCAATGACGACATCCGTGTGATGGTACTGGCCTCCACAGGCAAAAGTTTTTCCGCCGGCGCCGATCTCGGCTGGATGAAACGCATGGCCGGCTACAGCTACGAAGAAAACTTAAAAGACGCCAATGCCCTGGCCGTGATGCTGAAAACCCTGAACTTTATGCCCCAGGCGACCATAGCAAAAATCCAGGGGGCTGCTTTTGGCGGCGCCGTGGGTCTGGCCAGCTGCTGCGACATCGTTATGGCCAGCGAAAAAGCCAGTTTCAGCCTCAGTGAGGTCAAACTCGGCCTGATCCCGGCCACCATCAGCCCTTATGTGGTCAATGCCATGGGACTAAAAGCCTGCCGCCGCTATTTCCAGAGCGCCGAGCGCTTTTTTGCCGCTAAGGCGCAGCAACTGGGCCTGGTGGACGAAGTTTTTGCTCCGGAAGCGCTTGATGCCGGTGTCGAAAACATGATCAGCACCTTACTGGCCAACAGTCCGCTGGCCATGCGCCGCGCCAAAGAGCTCGCCTTTGATGTCGCTTATCAGGATATCGATGATGAACTGCTGCAGGATACCAGCGAGCGCATTGCCGCCATCCGCGTATCCGAGCAGGGACAAGAAGGCTTAACCGCCTTTTTCGAAAAGCGCGCCCCGGGCTGGCAAACTGAACTTGCCGCACATGCAGAAAAGAACAGCAAAGGATAA
- a CDS encoding sensor histidine kinase, giving the protein MALYLMHFPCLQQIEILTMSLKSYLFALIGSLIVLLTLSQLALVYWLEYKVADDVTRQAKSLSREVIDIAIERIGDEHIQAVKVPRETTSPHREIKENTRVVIIDEQLPDKAKLKEHLIRLVDNIHDSKTLHLPEGAPLPRVINKTTGDSQQLRLSNTSLGDSSQALIESIKIALIGSAVIALLFAYWLSSQFSKPLKNLAQGFKHLAGGDYKHQVPVQGVKEISKTIDYFNHMVVKLAQLTAKEQQHKEIAHLAELGEVSRGLAHALRSPIHTIGLSIEQLAGDELTPEQKKRLSLTARDKITHIDKNIKALLTLTTTGISRDEQLPLLAVVQDIILEYKSCQGKKQHFELQLPDKLTITAAETEVRSILHTLIINACEANPENGKVCIQGTFKPDSSLEIKVTDQGPGLDKELAGKLFQPHVSTKAAGAGMGLYIARRIINLHYRGDIRLTNNPQAPGCIATATFNQSQEV; this is encoded by the coding sequence TTGGCATTATACTTGATGCATTTCCCCTGTTTGCAGCAGATAGAAATCTTAACTATGTCGTTAAAAAGTTATTTATTCGCCTTAATCGGCAGCCTGATCGTCTTGTTAACCCTGTCACAACTGGCCCTGGTATACTGGCTTGAATATAAGGTTGCCGATGATGTCACCCGGCAGGCCAAATCCTTAAGCCGGGAAGTCATAGACATTGCGATTGAGCGCATCGGCGATGAGCACATACAAGCCGTTAAAGTGCCCCGGGAAACAACAAGCCCTCACAGGGAGATAAAGGAAAACACCCGGGTAGTGATCATTGATGAGCAGCTGCCCGATAAGGCCAAGCTAAAAGAACACTTAATCCGCCTGGTGGATAATATACACGACAGCAAAACACTGCACTTGCCGGAAGGCGCGCCGCTGCCGAGAGTCATCAATAAAACAACCGGCGATAGCCAACAACTCAGGCTCAGCAACACTTCCCTTGGCGACAGCAGCCAGGCCCTGATAGAGTCCATTAAAATCGCCCTGATCGGCTCCGCCGTGATTGCCCTGCTGTTTGCCTACTGGTTAAGCAGCCAATTCAGCAAGCCCCTGAAAAACCTGGCACAGGGCTTTAAACACCTGGCTGGGGGTGACTATAAACACCAGGTGCCGGTGCAGGGCGTCAAAGAGATCAGCAAGACCATAGATTATTTCAACCATATGGTGGTAAAACTGGCACAGCTGACGGCAAAAGAGCAGCAGCATAAAGAAATCGCCCACCTGGCGGAGCTGGGAGAAGTAAGCCGGGGCCTGGCCCATGCCTTAAGAAGCCCGATACACACCATAGGTTTATCCATAGAGCAGCTGGCGGGGGATGAATTAACCCCTGAGCAGAAAAAACGCCTTTCGCTGACGGCGCGAGATAAGATAACCCATATAGATAAAAATATTAAAGCCCTGTTAACCCTGACCACCACAGGTATTTCCCGAGACGAACAGTTGCCGCTGCTGGCGGTGGTACAGGATATTATCCTCGAATATAAATCCTGCCAGGGCAAAAAACAGCATTTCGAGCTGCAACTGCCGGACAAGTTAACCATTACCGCGGCAGAAACCGAGGTGCGCAGTATCTTACACACCTTGATCATTAATGCCTGCGAAGCCAACCCGGAAAACGGCAAGGTGTGTATTCAGGGAACGTTTAAGCCTGATAGCAGCCTGGAAATAAAAGTAACAGACCAGGGGCCGGGACTGGACAAGGAACTTGCCGGAAAATTATTCCAGCCCCATGTTTCAACCAAGGCCGCCGGGGCAGGCATGGGCCTGTATATCGCCCGGCGCATCATCAATCTCCATTATCGGGGAGATATACGTTTAACCAATAACCCGCAAGCTCCGGGCTGTATCGCCACCGCAACCTTTAACCAATCCCAGGAAGTCTAA
- a CDS encoding acetyl/propionyl/methylcrotonyl-CoA carboxylase subunit alpha gives MFTKILIANRGEIACRVIKTARQMGILTVAVYSDADADSLHVNMADEAVYLGPSPSRESYLLGEKVIEAAKRTGAQAIHPGYGFLSENAEFCRLCEQENIVFIGPPVGAIEAMGSKSAAKNIMEKAQVPLVPGYHGDDQSVEVLKKAADDMGYPVLLKATAGGGGKGMRQVWSSEEFNEGLEAAKREAKSSFGDDTMLVEKYLTRPRHVEIQVFCDNHGNAVYLFERDCSVQRRHQKVIEEAPAPGMSESLRAAMGESAIKSAQAIGYQGAGTVEFLLDVDGSFYFMEMNTRLQVEHPVTEFISGQDLVEWQLRVAAGETLPKRQDELAIKGHAFEARIYAEDANNDFLPATGRLDFLQPPQESEHVRIDTGVRQGDEVSVFYDPMIAKLIVWDENRDKALQRLAKALAEYRINGVVTNIDFLYNLATCPAFVQADLDTGFIDKHQAEIFHESEQALADELPMAALYLVLANASQARQQGEKTNDPHSPWNTTNAWRLNEAHIHQLTLAHNEVEYPVTIEQKRQGSSIFYLIDVDGTKVDCQGRIEGDTLHSNINGYRSTATIVHNQNQISLFRQNGVFNFTQIFADCGNLDDQADQGGLCAPMNGTMVSVLVKAGDQVEKDQPLVIMEAMKMEHTIRAPGDGKVEAVYFNEGDMVDGGAELLAFAAEE, from the coding sequence ATGTTTACTAAAATCTTAATAGCCAACCGTGGTGAGATTGCCTGCCGCGTGATTAAAACCGCCCGCCAGATGGGTATCCTAACCGTCGCCGTGTATTCCGACGCCGACGCCGACTCTTTACATGTCAATATGGCGGATGAGGCCGTATACCTGGGCCCTTCCCCCTCGCGGGAAAGTTACCTGTTGGGAGAAAAGGTAATCGAGGCCGCCAAACGCACCGGCGCCCAGGCCATCCATCCGGGGTACGGCTTTTTATCGGAAAATGCCGAATTCTGCCGTTTGTGCGAACAAGAAAACATAGTCTTCATCGGCCCGCCGGTGGGGGCCATCGAAGCCATGGGCTCTAAATCGGCAGCGAAAAACATCATGGAAAAAGCCCAGGTACCTTTAGTGCCCGGCTACCACGGTGATGACCAGTCGGTGGAAGTGCTGAAAAAAGCCGCCGACGACATGGGCTACCCGGTACTGCTTAAGGCCACAGCAGGCGGCGGCGGTAAAGGCATGCGCCAGGTCTGGAGCAGCGAAGAATTTAACGAAGGCCTGGAAGCCGCCAAGCGGGAAGCCAAGTCCAGTTTCGGCGACGATACCATGCTGGTGGAAAAATACCTGACCCGGCCAAGACACGTAGAAATCCAGGTGTTCTGCGATAACCACGGCAATGCCGTATACCTGTTCGAGCGCGACTGCTCGGTACAGAGACGCCACCAGAAAGTCATCGAAGAAGCCCCGGCCCCGGGCATGAGCGAAAGCCTGCGTGCCGCCATGGGGGAAAGCGCGATAAAATCCGCCCAGGCCATAGGTTACCAGGGCGCGGGCACGGTAGAGTTCCTGCTTGATGTCGACGGCTCCTTCTACTTTATGGAAATGAACACCCGCTTGCAGGTAGAACATCCGGTAACGGAATTTATCAGCGGCCAGGACCTGGTGGAATGGCAGCTTAGGGTTGCCGCCGGCGAAACCCTGCCCAAGCGCCAGGACGAACTGGCAATCAAAGGCCACGCCTTTGAGGCAAGGATCTATGCAGAAGACGCCAACAATGACTTTTTACCTGCCACCGGCCGCCTGGACTTCCTGCAGCCGCCACAGGAAAGCGAACATGTGCGTATCGACACCGGGGTACGCCAGGGAGACGAGGTTAGCGTGTTCTACGATCCCATGATCGCCAAGCTTATCGTCTGGGACGAGAACCGCGACAAGGCACTGCAGCGCCTGGCCAAGGCCTTGGCGGAATACCGCATCAATGGCGTGGTCACCAATATCGATTTCCTTTATAACCTGGCCACTTGCCCGGCCTTTGTCCAGGCAGATTTGGATACCGGCTTTATCGACAAGCACCAGGCGGAAATCTTCCATGAGAGCGAACAGGCACTGGCAGATGAACTGCCGATGGCGGCCCTGTACCTGGTACTGGCCAATGCCAGCCAGGCCCGGCAACAAGGGGAAAAAACCAATGATCCCCATTCTCCCTGGAATACCACCAACGCCTGGCGCCTCAATGAAGCCCATATCCACCAGCTGACCCTGGCCCATAACGAGGTCGAATACCCGGTGACCATAGAGCAGAAACGCCAGGGCAGCAGCATTTTTTACTTAATTGATGTCGATGGTACTAAAGTTGACTGTCAGGGACGCATCGAGGGTGATACCTTACACAGCAACATTAACGGCTACCGCAGCACGGCAACTATAGTGCACAACCAAAACCAGATCAGCCTGTTCAGGCAAAACGGTGTCTTTAACTTCACCCAGATCTTTGCCGATTGCGGCAACCTGGATGACCAGGCAGATCAAGGGGGCCTGTGCGCTCCCATGAACGGCACTATGGTCAGCGTGCTGGTAAAAGCCGGCGACCAGGTAGAAAAAGACCAGCCGCTGGTGATCATGGAAGCCATGAAGATGGAACACACCATACGCGCCCCGGGAGACGGCAAGGTTGAAGCCGTTTACTTTAACGAGGGTGATATGGTTGACGGCGGCGCTGAATTACTGGCTTTTGCAGCAGAGGAATAA
- a CDS encoding CoA transferase subunit A, producing MAGFDKVVSSYEEAMAGLTDNMTVIAGGFGLCGIPENLIAEIKRKGTKGLTVVSNNCGVDDFGLGILLPDRQIKKIIASYVGENAEFERQMMNGELEVELTPQGTLAEKMRAGGAGIPAFYTATGYGTPVAEGKESREFDGRHYILEPSITGDFAIVKAWKADRYGNLVYRKTARNFNPMAATAGKITVVEVEEIVEPGELNPDEIHTPGIYVNRLIQGTFEKRIEQRTLRTA from the coding sequence ATGGCCGGATTCGATAAAGTAGTTTCAAGCTATGAAGAAGCCATGGCAGGCTTAACCGATAATATGACAGTGATCGCCGGCGGTTTTGGCCTCTGTGGTATCCCGGAAAACTTGATCGCCGAAATCAAGCGCAAAGGCACTAAAGGCCTGACCGTAGTATCCAACAACTGCGGCGTAGACGATTTCGGTTTAGGGATTTTGTTGCCGGATCGCCAAATCAAGAAAATCATCGCTTCATATGTCGGCGAAAATGCCGAATTCGAGCGCCAGATGATGAATGGCGAACTGGAAGTGGAACTCACCCCGCAAGGCACGCTGGCAGAAAAAATGCGCGCCGGCGGCGCCGGTATCCCGGCTTTTTACACCGCCACAGGTTACGGCACCCCGGTTGCCGAAGGCAAGGAATCGCGGGAGTTTGACGGCCGCCATTATATCCTGGAGCCGTCGATCACCGGTGACTTTGCCATAGTCAAGGCCTGGAAAGCCGACCGTTACGGCAACCTGGTGTACCGCAAAACCGCCCGCAACTTTAACCCTATGGCGGCCACCGCAGGCAAGATCACGGTAGTGGAAGTGGAAGAAATCGTTGAGCCGGGGGAATTAAACCCGGACGAGATCCACACCCCGGGCATTTACGTCAACCGCCTGATCCAGGGCACTTTCGAAAAACGCATTGAACAACGCACCCTGCGTACAGCATAA
- a CDS encoding 3-oxoacid CoA-transferase subunit B has translation MALSREQIAQRVAQELRDGYYVNLGIGIPTLVANYVPKGMEVMLQSENGLLGMGQFPTEEELDADLINAGKQTVTMATGASIFDSAESFAMIRGGHVDLTVLGAFEVDVQGNIASYMIPGKLIKGMGGAMDLVAGADNIIVTMTHASKHGESKLLSECTLPLTGKGCIKKVLTDLAFLEIKDGKFHLIERAPGVSVDEIVRLTAGELVVPEHVPEMNF, from the coding sequence ATGGCTTTATCACGTGAACAAATAGCACAACGCGTTGCCCAGGAGCTGCGTGACGGATATTACGTAAACTTAGGCATAGGTATCCCCACCTTAGTCGCCAACTATGTGCCAAAAGGCATGGAAGTGATGCTGCAGTCGGAAAACGGCTTATTGGGTATGGGCCAGTTCCCCACCGAAGAAGAGCTGGACGCCGACCTGATCAATGCTGGCAAGCAGACGGTGACTATGGCCACAGGAGCCTCGATTTTCGACTCGGCGGAATCTTTTGCCATGATCCGCGGCGGCCACGTAGATTTGACGGTACTGGGTGCCTTTGAAGTGGATGTTCAGGGCAACATCGCCTCTTATATGATCCCCGGCAAGTTGATCAAAGGCATGGGGGGCGCCATGGACCTGGTAGCCGGCGCCGACAATATTATTGTCACTATGACCCATGCCTCCAAACACGGGGAATCCAAACTGCTGAGCGAATGCACCCTGCCGCTGACCGGTAAAGGCTGCATCAAAAAAGTACTGACAGATCTGGCCTTTTTGGAAATCAAAGACGGCAAGTTCCACCTGATCGAGCGCGCCCCCGGGGTAAGCGTGGATGAAATCGTCCGGTTAACCGCAGGTGAACTTGTAGTGCCCGAGCATGTGCCGGAAATGAATTTTTAA
- a CDS encoding alpha/beta hydrolase, translating to MQYEHFEPGIREIVQDFNEQGCPCPAGLDIHSRRQGYLQTVGLAGAAEQVFLVEDKAVDGIRLRIFKPSADADLAVVIYFHGGCFISGDFTTHDQQMRKLANLSGAMVIGVDYRLAPEFTYPAAHDDAYRASELIYRHCREWGGDPQRITLAGDSAGGHLCLSTSLRLRDKGTWLPEKQILIYPMLDAGGKSDSYRAYGKRYVITRDMLLSGFDLYLAGSGIDKQDPDISLLNRRDFTGLPPTHILTAEFDPLVDEGELLYRNLLAAGVDASCCRYLGVIHGFFQLSGISHSARQAIAQVAGLLNE from the coding sequence ATGCAGTACGAGCATTTTGAACCCGGGATCCGTGAGATCGTTCAAGATTTTAATGAGCAGGGTTGTCCCTGTCCTGCCGGGCTTGATATTCACAGCCGGCGGCAAGGTTATCTGCAAACGGTGGGGCTGGCGGGAGCAGCGGAGCAGGTTTTCCTGGTTGAGGATAAAGCTGTCGACGGTATTCGTTTAAGGATATTTAAGCCGTCTGCCGATGCTGATCTGGCGGTGGTGATTTATTTTCATGGCGGCTGTTTTATCAGCGGTGACTTTACCACCCATGATCAACAGATGCGTAAACTGGCAAATTTGTCCGGGGCTATGGTGATCGGCGTAGATTACCGCCTGGCGCCTGAGTTTACCTATCCTGCGGCCCATGACGATGCATACCGGGCAAGCGAGCTTATTTACCGCCATTGCAGGGAGTGGGGCGGCGATCCTCAAAGAATCACACTGGCCGGAGACAGCGCAGGCGGTCACTTATGTCTGAGTACAAGCTTACGTTTAAGGGACAAAGGAACCTGGCTGCCTGAAAAACAAATCCTTATTTATCCCATGTTGGATGCCGGGGGTAAAAGTGACAGCTACCGGGCTTATGGCAAGCGTTATGTGATCACCCGGGATATGTTGTTATCCGGTTTTGATTTGTACCTGGCCGGGAGCGGCATTGACAAGCAAGATCCCGATATCAGCCTGCTGAACCGCCGGGACTTTACCGGCTTACCGCCGACTCATATTTTAACGGCAGAGTTTGACCCTTTAGTGGATGAAGGCGAGCTGCTATACCGTAACTTGCTCGCTGCCGGGGTGGATGCCAGTTGTTGCCGTTATCTCGGAGTAATACATGGCTTTTTTCAGTTATCCGGGATAAGTCACTCGGCGCGTCAGGCGATAGCCCAGGTGGCCGGATTGCTAAATGAATAA
- the queE gene encoding 7-carboxy-7-deazaguanine synthase QueE, translating into MKTTCYKINELFETIQGEGSFTGQPSIFIRLQGCPVGCSWCDTKHTWEIDPQLQVASDVMLGKTQESDYWSELSVAQILETIQAKGYQAKHIVLTGGEPCMVDLKPLCLALEQAGFSCQVETSGTFEILVSDNCWVTVSPKVNMRGGYKILNSAMLRANEIKHPVATEQHVDDLKALLAEHQIKTTPVYLQPISQKPRATELAIKTCIENNWRLSVQVHKYLGIE; encoded by the coding sequence GTGAAGACAACTTGTTATAAGATTAACGAATTATTTGAAACCATTCAGGGGGAAGGTTCCTTTACCGGCCAGCCCTCGATTTTTATTCGTTTACAGGGATGCCCGGTAGGCTGCTCCTGGTGTGATACCAAACATACCTGGGAAATAGACCCGCAATTGCAAGTCGCTAGCGATGTTATGCTGGGTAAGACCCAGGAGTCCGATTACTGGAGTGAACTGTCGGTAGCGCAGATCCTGGAAACCATTCAAGCCAAGGGTTATCAGGCTAAGCATATAGTGCTTACCGGCGGTGAGCCCTGCATGGTGGATTTGAAACCTTTATGCCTGGCGCTGGAGCAGGCAGGCTTTTCCTGCCAGGTGGAAACTTCCGGTACTTTTGAAATTCTGGTCAGCGACAACTGCTGGGTGACGGTTTCCCCTAAGGTGAATATGCGCGGCGGTTATAAAATCTTGAATTCCGCCATGCTCAGGGCGAATGAAATCAAACATCCGGTGGCGACAGAGCAGCATGTGGATGATTTAAAAGCCTTGCTGGCGGAGCACCAGATAAAGACGACACCCGTATATCTGCAACCCATCAGCCAGAAGCCCAGAGCTACCGAGTTGGCCATTAAAACTTGTATTGAAAACAACTGGCGTTTGTCGGTACAGGTGCATAAGTACCTGGGCATAGAGTAA
- a CDS encoding hydroxymethylglutaryl-CoA lyase, translating into MPELSNQLPAKVRIVEVGPRDGLQNEKAPLTADDKIALIEKLADAGVTYIETGSFVSAKWVPQMATSAEVFQGIKRRDGITYAALTPNLKGFEGAMAVQADEVAIFGAASEAFSQKNINCSIEESLQRFKPVMAAAKAAGIRVRGYVSCVLGCPYDGFIEPEKVAEVAEQLYAMGCYEISLGDTIGVGTPAGVKKMLQAVIKRVPADKLAVHFHDTYGQALTNIYTALEMGISVVDSAIAGLGGCPYAKGASGNVATEEVVYLLNGLGIESGINLEKLLEAGWFISDKIGKPPVSKVSAAYRAKC; encoded by the coding sequence ATGCCTGAGTTATCGAACCAATTACCCGCTAAAGTCAGGATCGTTGAAGTAGGTCCGCGCGACGGCCTGCAAAACGAAAAAGCACCGCTGACGGCGGACGATAAAATTGCCCTGATTGAAAAACTGGCGGATGCCGGTGTCACCTACATCGAAACCGGCAGTTTCGTCTCGGCAAAATGGGTGCCGCAGATGGCAACATCGGCTGAGGTTTTCCAGGGCATCAAGCGCCGGGACGGTATCACTTATGCCGCCCTGACCCCTAACCTTAAAGGCTTTGAAGGAGCCATGGCGGTGCAGGCAGATGAGGTGGCGATTTTTGGCGCCGCTTCCGAAGCCTTCAGCCAGAAAAATATCAATTGCTCCATTGAAGAAAGTCTGCAAAGGTTTAAACCTGTGATGGCGGCAGCCAAAGCGGCCGGCATCCGGGTGCGGGGTTATGTCTCCTGCGTACTCGGCTGCCCTTACGACGGCTTTATTGAGCCGGAAAAGGTCGCCGAAGTGGCAGAACAGCTTTATGCCATGGGCTGCTATGAAATCTCTCTAGGCGATACCATAGGGGTCGGCACCCCGGCAGGCGTAAAGAAGATGTTACAAGCGGTCATAAAGCGTGTACCCGCCGATAAGCTGGCGGTACATTTCCATGATACTTACGGCCAGGCGTTAACGAATATTTACACTGCTTTGGAGATGGGGATCTCGGTTGTTGATTCCGCCATTGCCGGATTGGGCGGCTGCCCTTATGCTAAAGGCGCATCGGGTAATGTTGCCACCGAAGAAGTGGTTTATTTACTTAACGGTTTAGGCATAGAAAGCGGCATCAACCTGGAAAAATTGCTTGAAGCCGGCTGGTTTATCAGCGACAAGATAGGCAAGCCGCCGGTTTCCAAAGTGTCTGCCGCTTACCGGGCAAAATGCTAG
- the queC gene encoding 7-cyano-7-deazaguanine synthase QueC, which translates to MTEKVVVIYSGGMDSFTVLNRALKDGKEVYALSFDYGQRHVKELECASEVCKQLNVPHKIIDISAINELLAGSSLTDDIEIPEGHYEEESMKSTVVPNRNMILLSLAVGYAVSVGAAQVYYGAHSGDHAIYPDCRPEFVMKMNDVCQIANYEPVEIFSPYLEVSKTAILTDGIAMGLDYSKTWTCYNGREKACGKCGACQERLEAFADNNATDPLAYED; encoded by the coding sequence ATGACTGAAAAAGTTGTTGTAATTTATTCCGGAGGCATGGACTCCTTTACGGTATTAAACCGCGCCCTAAAAGATGGCAAGGAGGTTTACGCCCTCTCGTTCGATTACGGCCAGCGCCATGTCAAAGAGCTTGAATGCGCCAGTGAAGTCTGCAAGCAATTGAATGTTCCCCATAAAATCATCGATATTTCCGCAATCAATGAACTGCTTGCCGGTTCATCTCTCACCGATGATATAGAGATCCCCGAGGGACACTATGAAGAAGAAAGCATGAAGTCTACCGTAGTGCCCAACCGCAACATGATCCTCTTGTCCCTGGCGGTGGGTTATGCCGTATCCGTGGGCGCCGCCCAGGTATATTACGGCGCCCATTCGGGAGATCATGCCATCTATCCCGACTGCCGTCCGGAATTCGTGATGAAAATGAACGATGTCTGCCAGATAGCCAACTACGAGCCGGTGGAAATCTTCAGCCCTTATCTGGAAGTCAGCAAAACCGCGATACTTACCGACGGCATCGCCATGGGACTGGATTACAGCAAAACCTGGACCTGCTACAACGGCCGGGAAAAAGCCTGCGGCAAATGCGGCGCCTGCCAGGAGCGGCTGGAAGCCTTTGCCGATAACAATGCCACCGATCCCTTGGCCTACGAAGACTAG
- a CDS encoding DUF3718 domain-containing protein — MKKLLLASTITALTITSVVSAPQAQAANIAQSICEYVASDDKKRMRSFLKANKLKVRSIFSGIQCNGKNLLEFAAAKGSVKTGSLMIKKLPKKVVSANLAHFQSGAQPLIDAANARISS; from the coding sequence ATGAAAAAATTATTACTAGCTTCTACCATCACAGCTTTAACTATAACGTCTGTTGTCTCTGCACCTCAGGCCCAGGCTGCAAACATCGCACAGAGTATCTGTGAGTATGTAGCCTCTGATGATAAGAAACGCATGCGCTCATTTTTAAAAGCGAATAAATTAAAAGTACGCAGTATTTTTAGTGGTATTCAATGTAATGGTAAAAACTTGTTGGAATTTGCTGCCGCAAAAGGCTCAGTAAAAACAGGCTCTTTGATGATTAAAAAATTACCGAAGAAAGTTGTTTCTGCTAACCTGGCGCACTTCCAGTCCGGAGCGCAACCATTAATAGACGCTGCTAACGCACGTATTAGCAGTTAG